In one Camelus dromedarius isolate mCamDro1 chromosome 31, mCamDro1.pat, whole genome shotgun sequence genomic region, the following are encoded:
- the GP1BB gene encoding platelet glycoprotein Ib beta chain yields MGSGPRGALGLLLLLLAPPSRLASGCPAPCHCARTRVDCGRRGLTWASLPAAFPLNTTELVLTGNNLTALPPGILDALPVLRAAYLDANPWRCDCHLVPLRAWLAGRIEREPYRDLRCAAPPALRGRVLPYLAEDELRAACPPGELCRGALAAQLLLLGLGLLHALLLALLLCRLRRLRAQAASRWLLSTPLTSPLAAEPEPEPEPSEDAE; encoded by the exons ATGGGCTCCG GGCCGCGCGGGGCGCTGGGcctgctgctcctcctgctcGCGCCGCCCAGCCGCCTGGCCTCTGGCTGCCCCGCACCGTGTCACTGCGCGAGGACGCGCGTGGACTGCGGGCGCCGAGGGCTAACGTGGGCTTCGCTGCCGGCCGCCTTCCCACTGAACACGACCGAACTGGTGCTGACGGGCAACAACCTGACGGCGCTGCCGCCGGGGATCCTGGACGCGCTGCCGGTGCTGCGCGCCGCGTACCTGGACGCCAACCCCTGGCGCTGCGACTGCCACCTGGTGCCGCTGCGCGCCTGGCTGGCCGGCCGGATCGAGCGCGAGCCCTACCGCGACCTGCGCTGCGCCGCGCCCCCCGCGCTGCGCGGCCGCGTGCTGCCCTACCTCGCGGAGGACGAGCTGCGCGCCGCCTGCCCGCCCGGCGAGCTCTGTCGCGGGGCCCTGGCGGCGCAGCTCTTGCTGCTCGGCCTCGGGCTGCTGCACGCGCTGCTGCTGGCGCTGCTGCTGTGCCGCCTGCGGAGGCTGCGCGCCCAGGCCGCGAGCAGGTGGTTGCTGAGCACCCCGCTGACCTCCCCGCTGGCggcggagccggagccggagccagAGCCGAGCGAGGACGCTGAGTAG
- the SEPTIN5 gene encoding septin-5 isoform X3, whose translation MVAGESGLGKSTLVHSLFLTDLYKERKLLSAEERISQTVEILKHTVDIEEKGVKLKLTIVDTPGFGDAVNNSECWKPITDYVDQQFEQYFRDESGLNRKNIQDNRVHCCLYFISPFGHGLRPVDVGFMKALHEKVNIVPLIAKADCLVPSEIRKLKERIREEIDKFGIHVYQFPECDSDEDEDFKQQDRELKESAPFAVIGSNTVVEAKGQRVRGRLYPWGIVEVENQAHCDFVKLRNMLIRTHMHDLKDVTCDVHYENYRAHCIQQMTSKLTQDSRMESPIPILPLPTPDAETEKLIRMKDEELRRMQEMLQKMKQQMQDQ comes from the exons agcGCATCAGCCAGACAGTGGAGATCCTGAAGCACACTGTGGACATTGAGGAGAAGGGGGTCAAGTTGAAACTCACCATTGTGGACACGCCGGGCTTCGGGGACGCCGTCAACAACTCTGAGTG ctggaAGCCCATCACTGACTACGTGGACCAGCAGTTTGAACAGTATTTCCGGGACGAGAGCGGCCTCAACCGCAAGAACATCCAAGACAACCGAGTGCACTGCTGCCTGTACTTCATCTCCCCTTTTGGGCATGG GCTGCGGCCCGTGGATGTGGGCTTCATGAAAGCCTTGCACGAGAAGGTGAACATCGTGCCCCTCATCGCCAAAGCGGACTGTCTCGTCCCCAGTGAGATCCGGAAGCTGAAGGAGCGG ATCCGGGAGGAGATCGACAAGTTTGGGATCCACGTGTACCAGTTTCCTGAGTGTGACTCAGATGAAGATGAGGACTTCAAGCAGCAGGATCGAGAACTGAAG gaGAGTGCACCCTTCGCTGTTATCGGCAGCAACACGGTGGTGGAGGCCAAGGGCCAGCGGGTCCGGGGACGACTGTACCCCTGGGGGATCGTGGAGG TGGAGAACCAGGCGCACTGCGATTTCGTGAAACTTCGCAACATGCTGATCCGCACCCACATGCACGACCTCAAGGACGTGACGTGCGACGTGCACTACGAGAACTACCGCGCGCACTGCATCCAGCAGATGACCAG CAAGCTGACCCAGGACAGCCGCATGGAGAGCCCCATCCCcatcctgcccctgcccacccccgacGCCGAGACGGAGAAGCTCATCAGGATGAAGGATGAGGAG CTGAGGCGCATGCAGGAGATGCTGCAGAAAATGAAGCAGCAAATGCAGGACCAGTGA